One segment of Brassica napus cultivar Da-Ae chromosome C3, Da-Ae, whole genome shotgun sequence DNA contains the following:
- the LOC106435060 gene encoding putative non-specific lipid-transfer protein 14, translating to MTRLFSSVLVFLFLSISALCSATVENAADCVAVGMLISSCTEFVNYGYPDPIPGSSCCDAMTVLGTYSDSSDKRMWLCNCFIDLINVYNSNATAISTLSGFCGIVLGFTIDPNTDCNFIQ from the exons ATGACGAGATTATTCTCTTCTGTGTTGGTGTTTCTATTCTTATCAATTTCAGCTCTATGTTCAGCCACCGTGGAAAACGCGGCGGATTGTGTAGCCGTTGGAATGCTGATATCCTCATGCACTGAGTTTGTGAATTACGGTTACCCGGATCCCATACCCGGTTCAAGCTGCTGCGACGCGATGACAGTCCTCGGAACTTACTCTGATTCTTCTGACAAGAGAATGTGGCTCTGTAACTGCTTCATTGATCTCATCAATGTCTATAACTCAAACGCCACAGCTATTTCTACCTTGTCTGGCTTCTGCGGCATCGTTTTGGGCTTCACCATCGATCCAAACACCGATTGCAACTT CATTCAGTGA
- the LOC106435064 gene encoding protein IQ-DOMAIN 23, protein MGFFGRLFGSKKQDSSTNRRRWSFTTRFSKPASSSSSKRRSYPTEALSVNEEESGDKHAIAVAAATAAVAEAALAAAHAAAEVVRLTSGTGGRNGGGSNRRWAQEYLAAVKIQSAFRGYLARRALRALKALVKLQALVRGHIVRKQTADMFRRMQTLVRLQAQARTRASRSSHSSASFHSSTALLFPSSTPSPRSIHTRSFSNAEVIPMDHRGHSKRVDWQTEEDEDKILEVDTWKPRLHHPKPLRSERNNESPRKRQQSLLAPRSTENSPQVGSSGSRRRTPFTPTTTRSEYSWGCNNYYYSGYHPNYMANTESYKAKVRSQSAPKQRLEVSNETSGYKKSVQGQYYYYTAVAEESLDVGSPGYYGGEGGGGVSERFNRNQSEKTRMRSSFLV, encoded by the exons ATGGGCTTTTTCGGGAGACTTTTCGGGAGTAAGAAGCAGGATTCCTCGACTAACAGACGGAGGTGGAGCTTCACCACCAGATTTTCCAAACCGGCTTCTTCAAGTTCCAGCAAGAGACGTTCGTATCCGACGGAAGCTCTGTCGGTGAATGAGGAGGAAAGCGGCGACAAACATGCGATAGCCGTAGCTGCTGCGACCGCGGCGGTGGCGGAAGCTGCTCTAGCTGCTGCTCATGCTGCGGCGGAGGTAGTAAGACTCACGAGCGGAACAGGTGGGAGAAATGGTGGAGGTAGTAACCGCCGGTGGGCTCAGGAGTATCTCGCGGCGGTGAAGATTCAATCTGCTTTCCGTGGTTATCTG GCGAGGAGGGCACTAAGAGCACTAAAGGCATTAGTGAAGCTTCAAGCTTTAGTGAGAGGACACATAGTGAGAAAGCAAACAGCAGATATGTTTCGAAGGATGCAGACTCTGGTTCGTCTCCAAGCTCAAGCTCGTACACGAGCCTCTCGTTCCTCTCACTCCTCTGCTTCATTCCACTCCTCAACCGCTCTACTCTTCCCTTCTTCCACTCCTTCTCCGCGTTCCATCCACACGCGCTCCTTTTCAAATGCTGAAGTCATCCCTATGGACCACCGCGGCCACTCCAAACGTGTAGACTGGCAAACCGAGGAAGACGAAGACAAGATCCTAGAAGTCGACACTTGGAAGCCACGTCTACACCATCCTAAGCCTCTGCGTTCAGAGAGAAACAACGAGTCTCCGAGGAAAAGACAGCAGTCTCTACTGGCTCCGAGAAGTACAGAGAATAGTCCTCAAGTTGGGTCTAGTGGCTCAAGGAGAAGAACTCCGTTTACGCCCACGACGACGAGAAGCGAGTATTCTTGGGGATGTAATAACTATTACTACTCTGGTTATCACCCGAACTACATGGCTAACACGGAGTCTTACAAAGCTAAAGTCCGGTCGCAAAGCGCGCCGAAACAGAGGCTTGAGGTCTCTAATGAGACCAGTGGATACAAGAAGTCAGTTCAGGGACAGTATTATTACTACACGGCGGTTGCAGAGGAGAGTTTGGACGTTGGAAGCCCTGGTTACTACggaggagaaggaggaggaggagtttCTGAAAGGTTTAATCGGAACCAGAGCGAGAAGACAAGGATGCGTTCTTCGTTTCTTGTTTAG
- the LOC106435063 gene encoding protein BROTHER of FT and TFL 1 yields the protein MAHSKETSINHNTQYTIEKSCSNKGKKRSIMSREIEPLIVGRVIGDVIEMFNPSVTMRVTYNSNTVVSNGHELAPSVLLSRPRVEIGGHDLRSFFTLIMMDPDAPSPSNPYMREYLHWMVTDIPGTTDASFGREMVRYETPKPVIGIHRYAFVLFRQRGRQTVKAAPATRECFNTRDFSAFFGLSLPVAAVYFNAQRETAPRRRPSY from the exons ATGGCTCATTCCAAAGAAACCAGCATCAACCACAACACACAATACACCATTGAGAAAAGTTGTAGCAACAAAGGGAAAAAGAGGTCAATAATGTCAAGAGAAATAGAACCACTAATAGTGGGAAGAGTGATAGGAGATGTCATAGAAATGTTCAATCCAAGTGTGACTATGAGAGTCACTTACAATTCCAACACAGTCGTCTCCAATGGTCATGAGCTAGCACCTTCTGTTCTCCTCTCAAGGCCTCGCGTCGAAATTGGCGGCCATGATCTCCGTTCATTCTTCACCTTA ATCATGATGGACCCTGATGCCCCGAGTCCTAGTAATCCTTACATGCGTGAATATCTGCATTG GATGGTGACAGATATCCCCGGGACAACCGATGCTTCTTTTG GGAGAGAGATGGTGAGATACGAAACGCCTAAACCTGTGATTGGGATACACAGATACGCGTTTGTGCTGTTCAGACAGAGAGGGAGGCAAACGGTGAAGGCGGCACCGGCAACAAGGGAATGTTTCAACACAAGAGACTTCTCTGCTTTCTTTGGTCTTTCTCTACCTGTTGCTGCTGTTTACTTCAACGCCCAACGTGAAACTGCTCCTCGACGACGTCCTTCTTACTAA
- the LOC106435062 gene encoding mitochondrial inner membrane protein OXA1 translates to MAFRRALSIRSTLISRRNQLAFHIIPRDNDHDHEEGSFTSQRSYHSFLHQRSAISSDLSHFPGGGLRVPLAPTSASAFAFYRYMSSAHGVGSEKIGVINDIAEVITDSTTLQDVPAQAAAAAVGEVALAANDSFLPIAALQHCIDMVHCYTGLEWWASIVLATVLIRSSTVPLLIKQMKDTMKLSLMKPRLEAIREEMQNKGMDQVTMAEGQKKMKNLFKEYGVTPFTPMKGMLIQGPLFICFFLAIRNMAEKVPSFQTGGALWFTDLTTPDSLYILPVITALTFLITVELNAQEGMEGNPMAGTIKNVFRGFALLTVPMTMSFPQAIFCYWITSNLFSLTYGLVIKRPQVKKLLKIPELPPPPPGQQPSFDLFAALKKMKAMTQDHTENQTQPPLPVNPRISSLSPVSKRLKALESQVKGRRKNSSKKR, encoded by the exons ATGGCTTTCAGGCGAGCCTTATCTATAAGGTCCACCCTTATCAGTCGACGGAATCAACTTGCTTTCCACATCATCCCTCGTGACAATGATCATGACCATGAAGAGGGTTCATTCACATCTCAGAGAAGTTACCATAGCTTCCTTCACCAAAGATCCGCTATCAGCTCAGATCTCTCCCATTTTCCTGGAGGAGGCTTACGTGTGCCTCTGGCTCCTACTTCTGCGTCTGCTTTTGCTTTCTACCGCTACATGTCAAGCGCACATGGTGTCGGCTCGGAAAAGATTGGTGTGATTAACGACATCGCTGAAGTCATAACCGACTCAACTACTTTGCAGGATGTGCCAGCTCAGGCTGCTGCTGCTGCGGTCGGTGAAGTTGCGCTTGCAGCTAATGACTCTTTCCTGCCTATTGCGGCACTTCAGCATTGCATTGATATGGTGCACTGTTACACAGGCTTGGAGTG GTGGGCATCCATTGTTTTAGCAACAGTTTTGATCCGGTCTTCAACAGTTCCTCTCTTGATCAAACAAATGAAAGACACCATGAAGTTATCG CTGATGAAGCCGCGATTGGAAGCCATTCGGGAGGAAATGCAAAACAAG GGAATGGACCAGGTTACAATGGCAGAAGGtcaaaagaagatgaagaatttgtttaaaga ATATGGAGTCACTCCATTCACCCCAATGAAAGGGATGCTTATTCAGGGACCTCTCTTCATCTGCTTTTTCCTTGCT ATTCGAAACATGGCAGAGAAGGTACCTTCATTCCAAACCGGAGGTGCATTATGGTTTACCGATCTAACCACACCCGACAGCTTATACATCTTACCGGTTATAACAGCATTGACATTCTTGATAACCGTTGAG TTAAATGCACAAGAAGGCATGGAAGGAAACCCAATGGCAGGCACTATAAAGAACGTTTTTCGAGGTTTCGCTCTCCTCACAGTCCCAATGACGATGAGTTTCCCACAG GCCATATTTTGTTATTGGATCACATCCAACCTGTTCTCTCTCACGTATGGACTTG TGATTAAGCGTCCGCAAGTGAAGAAGTTGTTAAAGATACCTGAactgcctccacctcctccggGTCAACAGCCTTCCTTTGACCTTTTCGCAGCtctcaagaaaatgaaggcCATGACGCAGGACCATACCGAGAACCAGACTCAACCTCCTTTGCCAGTAAACCCGAGGATCTCATCGTTGAGTCCTGTTAGTAAGAGGCTCAAGGCTTTGGAGAGTCAAGTGAAAGGAAGGAGGAAGAACAGCAGCAAGAAGAGGTGA